AAGGTCTCATCCCATCGACCGCTCATCACCGGGAGTCAATCCGCATCCATTACCAACTACAACGATCTTGTGCTCGCAGGCCAGGCTTCGTGGGAACCGGACTTCTGGGGTCAGATTCGCCGCACCGTGGAATCTGCCCGCGCCGCAGCCCAGGCCAGCAACGCCGACATGGCCAACATTGAGCTAAGCCTCGAATCCGAAATGGCCGAAGACTACTTCGATCTGCGCGGCCTCGACCTGCAAAAGCAATTGCTTGACAAGGATATTCAAGACCTCACAAATCAGCTCGACCTGACCAAACGCCGCCTCAAAGGGGGTATCGGAACCGAACAAGACGTCGCCTTCGCCCAAACGCAACTAGACACCACCCGCGCCCAGCTCATCGACGTCGGAATCGCCCGCGCCGAGTTCGAACACGCCATCGGCACCATTGCCGAATACAAGCTACCCAACTTCAGCATCGCTCCCAACCCGCTGCCGCTCGATTCCGATCACGAACTGCCCAAGGTCCCTCTGGGTGTGCCGTCCCAGCTCTTGCAGCGCCGTCCTGATATCGCAGGCGCAGAGCGCCGCGCCGCCCAGTCCAACGCCCAGATCGGAGTCGCAATCAGCGCCTTCTATCCCACCATTTCGCTCGGTGGAACCGGAGGCTTCGAAAGCACCCACGGCGGCACCTGGATTCAAGGCCCAAGCTCCCTCTGGTCCTTGGGCGCGCAAGCATCCGAGCTGCTCATCGATGGCGGCAAACGCAAAGCCGTCACCCGACAAGCCCGCGACACATTTGAAGCCAGCGCATCCTTCTACAAAAACGTTGTCTTTCTCGCCTTCAACGAAGTCGAAGACAAGCTCTCCGATCTGCGCATTCTGGAGCAGGAAGAGATTGCGGAGCGAGCCGCAGTGGCGGACGCCCAGCATTCTCTCGATGTCTCAAACAAGCGATACAAAGGCGGCGCAACCGACTATCTCGAAGTTCTGACCGCCGAAGCGACACTCATCCAGAACCAGCGAACACAAGCAACTCTGGTCAGCCGGCAATTTGCCTCCAGCGTCGAACTGATCCGCTCCCTGGGCGGCGGCTGGGATGCTTCGCAGCTTCCGAAATAGCAGGAAATTTGCTACCCACCAGCGCGATTTGCCATCCTACAAACCACAAAGTGACGGGGAAAGGTCCTAAATCCCCGTCTCCCACACATCGATCGTGACGAATCGGTGCGTTGTACCAAAACGCTCCACGAGTTGTCCCGCAGCGGCTACCGACGCAGAGCGATTCACTTCTAGCGTTCTATGGCTACCGTCGTGTAATACGATGTTGGTTGCATAACCCCGCTTCTGATTCCGCTCGACAAGCCCTGAAAGACGAGGCGTCACCTGTCCTGCCTCGGTCGCGTCCCAA
This portion of the Acidicapsa acidisoli genome encodes:
- a CDS encoding efflux transporter outer membrane subunit, whose product is MPDPWRSLVAPRVGLALAAFTTLIVTGCKPVGPNYQRPVYDTPPIYKETGASNVVAPPPPAPEGGGWQPASPSDGMLKGKWWEIYNDPQLNQFEERIAAVNQSLHQALETYLAAREQVRIARSAYSPTLSAGPSLTHDKVSSHRPLITGSQSASITNYNDLVLAGQASWEPDFWGQIRRTVESARAAAQASNADMANIELSLESEMAEDYFDLRGLDLQKQLLDKDIQDLTNQLDLTKRRLKGGIGTEQDVAFAQTQLDTTRAQLIDVGIARAEFEHAIGTIAEYKLPNFSIAPNPLPLDSDHELPKVPLGVPSQLLQRRPDIAGAERRAAQSNAQIGVAISAFYPTISLGGTGGFESTHGGTWIQGPSSLWSLGAQASELLIDGGKRKAVTRQARDTFEASASFYKNVVFLAFNEVEDKLSDLRILEQEEIAERAAVADAQHSLDVSNKRYKGGATDYLEVLTAEATLIQNQRTQATLVSRQFASSVELIRSLGGGWDASQLPK